TTATCCGCGCGGCGGATGTGGGCGCGGGGCTGACCTTCGTTCCGGCCCCTGACGCCTTCGGCGAGAGCGGGTTCGGGTTCACCGTCCACGGGGCGGTGGGCGAGTCGCTGGACTTCCTGAGCCCGGAGGGCGCCCGGGCGGTCATCCGGGTGATCCCGGTCAACGACCCGCCGGTGGCGGTGGACGACGATCTGGACGCGCTCATCCCGCAGCGGGCGGTGGAGGACGGCGACCCGATTACGTTCCCCGCCGCCCTGCTGACGGCCAACGACAGCGCCGGTCCGGCCAACGAGGCGGGCCAGGGGCTGAGGGTGGTCGGCGTCAGCCCCGTGGAGGGCGTCGCGGTCAGCCTGGACGAGGCGGCGCAGGAGATTACGTTCATCCCGGACCAGGACTTCCACGGCACGGCCAGCTTCACCTACATCGTGGAGGACGACGGCACGACGGACGACCAGTCTGACCCGCAGCGGTCTGCTCCGGCGACGGTGAGGCTGACGGTGGAGCCGCGGGCCGACCTGCCCGAGGTGCCGCAGGTGGTCACCACCGCCGAGGATGCGCTGTCGGAGCCGATCCGGCTTGCCAAGAATGCCAACGACGGCGACGAGATCGCCGCGTTCCGGATCCGGAACGTGGAGGGCGGCACCCTCTATCATGGCGACGGAAAGACCCCGCTGATACTTGCGGATGGCGTCGCGACCATCCCTGCGGACCAGGGGGAGGCGTATGTCCGGTTCCTGCCGGCTCCCGACCGGCACAGCGCCCTGGGCGACACCTTCTCGTTCCAGGTGCAGGCGGTGGCGCCTGCGTACAGCAGCGAGAGTTCATCACCGTCGCCGAAGGGGCGGCGGGCCTGGTCTTCGTACCCGACCCGGACCGCAACAGCCCGGCGGGGGATACCTTCAGCTTCGTGGTGAAGGCATCCCTGGATGATCAGGGGACAGGACTGAGCCCGGGGGTTATCGCCACGATCGATGTGGCGGAGGTCAACGACCCGCCGTCGGGCCAGCCCGACCGCTGGCGCACCCAGCTGCGGGACTCGGGGCCGTGGAAGATCCCGTTCAGCGTCCTGACCGCCAACGACCTGCCCGGTCCGGAGAACGAGGGGGGCCAGTCGCTGACGGTGGATGCGGTGGTGACCGACGGCAGCGACCCGGCGCACGCACCGGTGGGCGGCACGGTCCGGATCGAGGGCGCCGACGTGATCTTCACGCCGGATCCCGGCTTCACCGGAGAGGCGGCCTTCAGCTACTACGTGCGGGACGACGGGGCCACCGGCGGGCAGCCGGATCCGCAGACGTCGCCGCAGCCGGCGCGGGTGACGTTTGTCGTCCGCGCTCCCTCCCCCCCGCCGCCGCCGAAGGTGACCCTCAGCGCCCCGGCGACCGTGACCCGGGAGAGCGAGATCACCGTGACCGGCACCGCCAACCCGGGCGCGGAGGTGACGGTGAACGGCCAGACCGTCTGGGCAGACATCCAGGGCAACTGGAGCGCCCGGGTCACGCTGCGGGAAGGCAGGAACCTTATCACCGCCGTCAGCGGGACCGCCCGCGACAGCGTCATCGTGATCCGTGACACGGTGCCCCCTGCCCTGAGCCTGCACGCGCCGGCGCTGCGGACGGCCGAGGACAGCGTCACGCTGACCGCGGAGGCGGGGGAGGGCGCCACGGTCTGGATCGAGGGTGTGCAGGGGCGGAGCCTGACGGTCTCCCTGGCCGTGGGCGTCAACCGGTTCACGGCGCTGGCGGAGGATGCGGCCGGCAACCGGACGGTCGCGGCGATCGAGATCATCCGGGTGGAGACGGCGCCTGAGCCGGTGGTGGTGGAGCCCGGGGCCGGCGCGGCCGTAGGCCTGTCGCAGTTCCGGGGGGAGCTGGCCGGCGGAGCCGCGGCGCAGCCGGTGGCCCTGGCCATCCATTCGCCCACCCTGAACATGGAGGCTTTGGAACGGGTCCAGGGAGCTGGGCTCATCGCCGCCAGCGGTGATGTTGAGGCCACCGGGATGGAGAGCGGCGAGCAGGTTCACGAGCTGAACGCCCCGGCCATGGTCCGGTTCACCTACGACCCGTCGGTGGTGACCGTTCCGGACCGGCTGCGGATCTACTCTTTCGACCCGGCCCAGCAGGTGTGGGTGGAGCTGGGCGGGGAGGTGGACCCGGAGATGTCCACCATCACCGTCCAGGTGGAGCGCCTGGCGACCTTCGCCGCTCTGGTGCCCGAAGCCGGTGCGCCGGTGATGGATGCGCCCCCGGCGTAGTTGCGCAGCAGGGACATTACGCTGACCGGCACCTACCTGCCGAACACGCCGGTGACCCTGGTGGTGGACGGTGTGGCGCAGGTGCAGGGCATGACGGACAGCGCCGGACGCTTCCGGCTGACGGGGACGCTGGAGCCCGGGCGCAACCGGGTGTACGTGATGGGGGAGGGGCCGCTGGCATCCCGGGAGTACGCGGTCCGGTACCTGCCGCCGTATACCGACATGGCCGGCCACTGGGCGGAAGCGGTGGTGGACGCGCTGCACGAGCGGGGCGTGGTGTCACTGTACCCGCTGCCGCGGTTTGAGCCCGAGGCGCAGGTGACCCGGATGGAGTTTGCGGTGATGGTGGCCCGGGCGCTGCGGTTGCCGGCGGCGGAGGAGCAGGCGCCGTTCACGGATGTGGCCGTCATGCCGCAGTGGGCCCTGCTCGAGGTGGCGGCTGCGGTGAAGGCGGGGATCATCAAGGGGATGCCCGACGGGTCGTTTGCGCCCGACCGGCTGGTGACCCGCGCGGAAATGGCGGCCATGCTGACCCGGGCGCTGGCCTGGGCCGGGCTGGAGGTGAAGCCGGAGGCGCCCGAGTTCGCCGATCAGGCAGAGATCCCCGACTGGGCCGTGGAGCCGGTGGCGGCGGCGGTGCGGCATGGGCTGATCAAGGGCTACCCGGACGGCACGTTCCGGCCCGGAAGCCCGACGACCCGGGCTGAAGCGGCGACCATGGTGCACCGGCTGCTGCAGACGGTGATCGGGTTGAACCCGTAGGCCGAAAAGGGGCCCTCCCGTGTGCCGTTCGGTCGGCACGGGAGGGCCTTCCGCGTCTGGGTGAGCGGGTTGCTTCTGTCAGCAGGGCGCACCGGGGAACAAGCCTGTGCCCAGAATCGTCTGACACTGAAAACGGAAGGAGGGCGACAGGTGGAGTATCAGGTGCGTCACGCCGCCCCGGAGGATGCGGCGGCCGTCGCCGCGGTGGCCCGGCGCACGTGGGCGGACACCTACCGGGGCATCATCCCGGTGGAGATTCAGGCGGCCGTGTTGCCCCAGTGGTACGCGGAGGAGCGGCTCGCCCGGGCCGCCGCGAACCCCGCGAGCGCGTTCTTCGTCGCCCAGACGGGGGCCGGCGAGGGGGTGGGCTTTGCCCAGGCGGGGCCGAGGGAGGAGCCTGGCGACGCGGAGCTCTGGCGGTTCTACGTGCTGCCGGAGCACCAGCGGAGGGGGCTCGGGCGGCGGCTCCTGCAGGCCTGCCTGGGCGCGCTGCAGGCCCAGGGGCCCGTATCCCGGCTCTTCGTCCAGGTGGAGGCGAAAAACGCGGGCGGCCGGCGCGCCTACGAGCGGCTGGGGTTTCACTACGTCCGGGAGTACGATGACGAGCTCATGGGCCATACCACGCGGATGTGCGAAATGTGCCTGCATCTGGACGGCCAGGGAAGCTGAAGCGTGACGGCCTGGCACCGCCGGCGAGCGGCGCCGGCGGGGAGGTCGCGGCCTGACGGCGGTCGAATCCCAGAGATGGCGGTTTCGCAAGCGGCCCGATTCCCCGCGGCTGAAACCAGATGCACCGAGAGAGGAGCGATCGCCCCATGCCGTTCGTCACCGTGGACCATTTCGCAGGGGTCGACCCGCAGGTCCGGCGCCTGCTTCAGCAGCGGGTGGCCCAGGTCGTCGTCGAGACGCTGGGCGCCCCGCCCGAGAACGTGCGCGTGTTCACTCGCGCCTTCTCCCCCGAGGATGCGTACCGGGGCGACGGCGACGCGGCCGCGGCCCTGCCCATGATCCGGGTGGAGCTCATGAGCGGCCGCCCGCTGGAGCTGAAACGCCGGCTGATGGTGGCCCTGGCCCGCACGGTCGCCGAAACGCTGGAGGTGGACGTGGCGCAGATCCGGACCGTGATGTACGAGAACGAGCCGTACCACTTCTGCTTTGGGGAGACGCCGCGCTGAGGGCCTGAGGCAAGGAACGGGACCCGTGGGCAGGGGCGGCGACCCGGTGGCGGAGAGGCGCGCCCGATGACGGGATCTACCTGCGCACGGGTCCCACTGGGAGGGGGAATGGCCGATGCTCCTGGTCACCTACCGCACGCCCGGCGGCCTCGCCCTGGGGGTCAGGACGGAGAGGGGCATCCTCGACGTCTCCGCTGCCGCCGGGCGCTTCGGGCGCAGGGACGTCCCGCTTCACGTCGACCAGGCGCTGGGGATGGGGCTCGACGCCCTCGACCCGCTGGCGGACCTGGTCGCCCGGGCCGAGGAAGAGGCTGACCTGTTCCTGCCGGAGGACGGCCTCAGGCTGGGGCCGCCGGTGCCCCGGCCGGGCAAGATCCTCTGCGTCGGCCTCAACTACCGCGCCCACGCCGCGGAAGCTCACATGGCGGTGCCCGCCTACCCCGTCCTGTTCGCCAAGTTCCAAAACGCCGTCGCCGGCCCGGGC
The nucleotide sequence above comes from Symbiobacterium thermophilum IAM 14863. Encoded proteins:
- a CDS encoding Ig-like domain-containing protein, whose amino-acid sequence is MVLPRPPVVTDYGGAAALITDEDQPLRLRVRPQNGDDPDRFRVENILGGKLYVSPSGPPSGTDQPLADGAYVSLADGEGNLWFLPDPDLNSRPGSGTEFGFQVRSVYDQVLSDPTPVSITVRPVDDPPVGGPDRVGPFREDSQNNAIAVGDLLKNDAPGPADEAAYDGQTVSLVGVAAGVHGTVTLQGNQILFTPDPDFHGTATFTYTIRDSAGLEADVPVEVEVLPVADTPSVGGGTTREDEPLEGIAVARSDKDGPEVTHFYITGVQGGDVYPPGSSQPVADGSFIRAADVGAGLTFVPAPDAFGESGFGFTVHGAVGESLDFLSPEGARAVIRVIPVNDPPVAVDDDLDALIPQRAVEDGDPITFPAALLTANDSAGPANEAGQGLRVVGVSPVEGVAVSLDEAAQEITFIPDQDFHGTASFTYIVEDDGTTDDQSDPQRSAPATVRLTVEPRADLPEVPQVVTTAEDALSEPIRLAKNANDGDEIAAFRIRNVEGGTLYHGDGKTPLILADGVATIPADQGEAYVRFLPAPDRHSALGDTFSFQVQAVAPAYSSESSSPSPKGRRAWSSYPTRTATARRGIPSASW
- a CDS encoding Ig-like domain-containing protein, with product MVKASLDDQGTGLSPGVIATIDVAEVNDPPSGQPDRWRTQLRDSGPWKIPFSVLTANDLPGPENEGGQSLTVDAVVTDGSDPAHAPVGGTVRIEGADVIFTPDPGFTGEAAFSYYVRDDGATGGQPDPQTSPQPARVTFVVRAPSPPPPPKVTLSAPATVTRESEITVTGTANPGAEVTVNGQTVWADIQGNWSARVTLREGRNLITAVSGTARDSVIVIRDTVPPALSLHAPALRTAEDSVTLTAEAGEGATVWIEGVQGRSLTVSLAVGVNRFTALAEDAAGNRTVAAIEIIRVETAPEPVVVEPGAGAAVGLSQFRGELAGGAAAQPVALAIHSPTLNMEALERVQGAGLIAASGDVEATGMESGEQVHELNAPAMVRFTYDPSVVTVPDRLRIYSFDPAQQVWVELGGEVDPEMSTITVQVERLATFAALVPEAGAPVMDAPPA
- a CDS encoding S-layer homology domain-containing protein; this translates as MRSRDITLTGTYLPNTPVTLVVDGVAQVQGMTDSAGRFRLTGTLEPGRNRVYVMGEGPLASREYAVRYLPPYTDMAGHWAEAVVDALHERGVVSLYPLPRFEPEAQVTRMEFAVMVARALRLPAAEEQAPFTDVAVMPQWALLEVAAAVKAGIIKGMPDGSFAPDRLVTRAEMAAMLTRALAWAGLEVKPEAPEFADQAEIPDWAVEPVAAAVRHGLIKGYPDGTFRPGSPTTRAEAATMVHRLLQTVIGLNP
- a CDS encoding GNAT family N-acetyltransferase, whose amino-acid sequence is MEYQVRHAAPEDAAAVAAVARRTWADTYRGIIPVEIQAAVLPQWYAEERLARAAANPASAFFVAQTGAGEGVGFAQAGPREEPGDAELWRFYVLPEHQRRGLGRRLLQACLGALQAQGPVSRLFVQVEAKNAGGRRAYERLGFHYVREYDDELMGHTTRMCEMCLHLDGQGS
- a CDS encoding tautomerase family protein; the protein is MPFVTVDHFAGVDPQVRRLLQQRVAQVVVETLGAPPENVRVFTRAFSPEDAYRGDGDAAAALPMIRVELMSGRPLELKRRLMVALARTVAETLEVDVAQIRTVMYENEPYHFCFGETPR